From one Candidatus Lokiarchaeota archaeon genomic stretch:
- a CDS encoding asparaginase: MVATLNLPIIIVHGGAGKWKDERIPVGLEEVQKAAKVGFKILQNGGTALDAAEGCTVYMESCGNLNAGIGARKTIDGIRELDAMIIDGSKLESGAVMAVKGVRHPTPLARYVMEETKYNQIAGEGARLLYQEMISKGYREESEPGYPEPKIKVEGGDTVGCVVVDKEGKIAATSSTGGISDKIPGRVGDSPVFGAGAYANDVAGATATGYGEHIVRVQLTRMAVLYIEQGMDVQTACDKAVNLFEEKTGSEAGVIAVDRDGNHGWALNTKAMPSVVISDSIDNMKSETFYDQEPNSKE, from the coding sequence CTGGTGGCAACGTTGAATCTACCTATAATCATCGTACACGGCGGAGCAGGAAAATGGAAAGATGAACGCATACCAGTTGGACTTGAAGAAGTCCAGAAAGCTGCGAAAGTCGGATTCAAAATCCTGCAGAACGGAGGTACGGCACTTGATGCAGCAGAGGGTTGTACAGTATACATGGAAAGCTGTGGAAATCTAAACGCAGGGATAGGAGCTCGGAAAACTATTGATGGAATCAGAGAACTCGATGCTATGATCATAGATGGATCAAAACTCGAATCAGGAGCAGTCATGGCGGTAAAAGGTGTGCGTCATCCCACACCACTTGCTAGATATGTTATGGAAGAAACCAAGTACAATCAAATAGCTGGTGAAGGAGCAAGGCTGCTTTACCAAGAGATGATCAGTAAGGGATATCGAGAAGAAAGCGAACCCGGATATCCTGAGCCAAAAATCAAGGTAGAAGGAGGAGATACAGTTGGCTGTGTTGTTGTGGACAAAGAAGGAAAAATAGCTGCTACTTCATCAACCGGAGGTATTTCTGATAAGATTCCTGGGCGCGTTGGAGATTCACCGGTCTTTGGTGCTGGTGCATACGCCAATGATGTAGCCGGGGCCACCGCTACAGGTTATGGCGAACACATAGTCCGCGTCCAATTGACTAGGATGGCAGTGCTTTATATCGAACAAGGCATGGATGTACAAACAGCCTGTGATAAAGCTGTAAATCTGTTCGAAGAAAAAACAGGAAGTGAAGCAGGAGTTATCGCTGTGGACCGCGATGGAAATCATGGCTGGGCCCTAAATACCAAAGCAATGCCTTCTGTGGTTATTTCCGATTCGATTGATAACATGAAATCCGAAACCTTCTATGATCAAGAGCCAAATTCAAAGGAGTGA
- a CDS encoding ACT domain-containing protein, which translates to MPNSKELDEYIKGGKAIVWPKRFAVTKAEEPNCSCFAVIQDYNEITLIVEEKKLDTVPAIEVERGWRMITFDMVLHFGVVGFLARIAQALAEAGIPIFTLSAYSTDHILVKQDNLDKAVYVLESLDLIVTEQEEM; encoded by the coding sequence ATGCCGAATTCCAAAGAGCTGGACGAATACATCAAGGGTGGAAAGGCCATTGTGTGGCCCAAGAGATTCGCCGTAACAAAAGCTGAAGAACCAAACTGCAGTTGTTTTGCAGTTATCCAAGATTATAATGAAATCACCCTCATTGTTGAAGAAAAGAAACTAGATACCGTTCCTGCCATCGAAGTTGAGCGTGGGTGGCGCATGATTACCTTCGATATGGTTCTACACTTTGGTGTTGTAGGCTTCTTGGCTCGGATAGCTCAAGCTCTTGCAGAAGCTGGAATACCCATCTTTACATTATCCGCTTACTCAACAGATCACATTCTCGTTAAGCAGGATAACCTTGACAAGGCAGTTTATGTTTTGGAATCTCTAGATTTGATTGTAACAGAACAAGAAGAGATGTAG
- a CDS encoding prolyl oligopeptidase family serine peptidase produces MPSGSSFERYLAVETAGGAVWHPDKKRIAFAYNAPGFYQIYTADITRGKPLWPTRLTFEDDRCTDPHYLSDGTLMFARDYGGDENFQFGLIDGYDMQWISDDLEAKHEFAHATENAIYYIANIEDKSRLDIYRRRIPLSSSEPELLFKPDEGIVIPRTPSPDDSKVILDKYRGNVDQELLLLDTEEETVRSLTGELSKGKSVRWESARWIDSDTLVVMSDLESDKRRLGVLSLHGTFKLIEDTDPPLEHEVEEIAYANGDPFTYFTENVEGYSEIYRGKFQKDGSIEDLERINPPLKGVVESGDARSFLSGLSVSPDGDYLALTLSAPNKPTNVWVVELDDRLAWKATDVNTAGLDPNSFVDASLENYESFDTLTVPYFRYLPEGQMPENGWPAILVIHGGPESQIRPGFSPVIQFMLSSGYAVIAPNIRGSTGYGRKYMDLDNVEKRLDSTHDIQQLASHLKTDVESINGDKLIIYGGSYGGFAVLSSITEYPDLWTAAVDIVGISNFVTFLENTADWRRSLREAEYGSLEDDREILEQISPIHKVDKIECPLFIIQGENDERVPLSESIQIYEEVKAKGIPVELLRYPDEGHGLSKLKNRIDAYSQVLDWLNDIVTK; encoded by the coding sequence ATGCCTTCTGGAAGCTCTTTCGAACGGTATCTTGCTGTTGAGACTGCTGGTGGTGCTGTATGGCACCCAGACAAGAAGCGGATTGCTTTTGCATACAATGCTCCTGGATTCTATCAAATCTATACTGCGGATATTACACGCGGGAAACCCCTATGGCCTACTCGTTTGACCTTTGAAGATGATCGATGTACGGACCCCCACTATCTTAGTGATGGAACCCTGATGTTTGCAAGAGACTATGGCGGTGATGAGAATTTTCAGTTTGGGCTTATCGATGGCTATGATATGCAGTGGATTTCAGATGATTTGGAGGCAAAGCATGAATTCGCTCACGCAACGGAAAACGCCATCTACTACATTGCTAACATTGAAGACAAATCTCGGTTGGATATCTACAGAAGAAGGATTCCGCTCTCATCATCTGAACCAGAGCTTCTTTTCAAGCCAGATGAAGGCATAGTGATACCCAGAACTCCCTCACCTGATGATTCGAAAGTGATTCTGGATAAGTATCGTGGAAATGTGGATCAAGAGCTGCTTCTCCTCGATACCGAAGAGGAAACTGTACGTAGCCTGACAGGTGAGCTGTCAAAGGGCAAAAGCGTACGTTGGGAATCAGCCAGATGGATTGATTCTGATACCCTCGTGGTCATGAGCGATTTGGAGTCTGACAAGAGACGTCTGGGGGTTCTAAGTCTACATGGAACATTCAAGCTTATAGAAGACACAGATCCTCCACTTGAACATGAAGTAGAGGAAATTGCGTATGCTAACGGGGATCCTTTCACGTATTTCACAGAAAATGTGGAAGGTTACAGCGAGATCTACCGCGGGAAGTTCCAGAAAGATGGTTCTATTGAGGACCTAGAACGAATAAATCCTCCATTGAAGGGAGTCGTGGAGTCAGGAGATGCACGGTCGTTCCTGAGTGGGCTGAGCGTTTCTCCCGATGGAGATTATCTTGCATTGACCTTGAGTGCACCAAATAAGCCTACCAATGTCTGGGTTGTGGAACTAGATGATCGTCTTGCATGGAAAGCAACTGATGTCAATACCGCCGGGCTCGACCCCAATTCATTCGTAGATGCATCACTTGAAAATTACGAAAGCTTCGATACGCTGACGGTTCCTTATTTCCGATATCTCCCAGAAGGTCAAATGCCTGAGAATGGATGGCCAGCGATTTTGGTTATCCACGGTGGTCCCGAATCTCAAATTCGACCTGGTTTCAGCCCCGTTATACAATTTATGCTGTCTTCTGGATATGCGGTGATTGCTCCTAACATAAGGGGTAGCACTGGATATGGTCGAAAATACATGGATCTTGATAACGTGGAAAAGCGATTGGATTCTACACATGACATCCAGCAACTTGCTTCGCATCTCAAGACCGATGTGGAATCAATCAACGGTGACAAATTGATAATCTATGGCGGGAGCTATGGAGGTTTTGCAGTGCTTTCTTCAATCACTGAATACCCGGATTTGTGGACTGCTGCGGTGGACATCGTTGGAATAAGCAACTTTGTGACCTTCTTGGAGAACACTGCAGATTGGAGGAGAAGCCTTAGAGAGGCAGAATACGGAAGTCTCGAAGACGATAGAGAGATACTAGAGCAGATCTCTCCAATACACAAGGTCGACAAAATCGAATGCCCGCTTTTCATAATTCAGGGAGAGAATGATGAGCGCGTTCCGCTGTCTGAGTCTATTCAAATCTACGAAGAGGTCAAAGCCAAGGGAATTCCAGTTGAGCTCCTGCGGTATCCCGATGAAGGGCATGGTTTGTCTAAACTCAAGAATCGAATCGACGCCTACTCACAAGTTCTGGATTGGCTCAACGACATCGTTACAAAATAG
- the trxA gene encoding thioredoxin, with protein sequence MTEDEELAKIRQRKMQELIRRSQQSEVREPLAKGTVEHLTEQNFWSTLKKTNIALVDFFAEWCGPCKALTPIFQRLAQDYEGEAFIGKIDIDRNQRAAQQFGVQSVPMVVVFKNGEPVGRLPGLRTYNDYSSIIERFLKETSSE encoded by the coding sequence ATGACCGAAGATGAAGAACTTGCCAAAATCAGACAGCGGAAGATGCAAGAGCTCATCCGTCGTTCTCAACAGTCAGAAGTTCGAGAGCCGTTGGCAAAGGGGACTGTTGAACATTTAACAGAACAAAATTTCTGGTCAACTCTCAAGAAAACAAACATTGCTTTAGTTGACTTCTTTGCAGAATGGTGTGGTCCCTGTAAGGCTCTAACGCCGATATTTCAACGCTTAGCTCAGGACTATGAAGGCGAGGCTTTTATCGGCAAAATCGATATCGATAGAAACCAGCGTGCCGCACAGCAGTTTGGCGTACAATCAGTTCCTATGGTAGTGGTTTTCAAGAATGGTGAACCCGTAGGTAGACTGCCCGGCCTCCGTACGTACAACGATTACTCATCAATTATAGAGCGCTTTCTGAAGGAAACATCTTCGGAGTAG